In one Saimiri boliviensis isolate mSaiBol1 chromosome 19, mSaiBol1.pri, whole genome shotgun sequence genomic region, the following are encoded:
- the LOC101030597 gene encoding late cornified envelope protein 3D: MSCQQNQQQCQPPPKCPSPKCPPKSPAQCLPPASSGCAPISGGCGSSSEGGCCLSHHRRHHRCRRQRSNSCDRGSGQQGGGSGCGHSSGGCC, from the coding sequence ATGTCCTGCCAGCAGAACCAGCAGCAGTGCCAGCCCCCACCCAAGTGCCCCTCACCCAAGTGTCCCCCAAAGAGCCCAGCACAGTGTCTGCCTCCAGCTTCCTCTGGCTGTGCCCCAATCTCCGGGGGCTGTGGCTCCAGCTCCGAGGGCGGCTGCTGCTTGAGCCACCACAGGCGCCACCACCGATGCCGGCGCCAGCGCTCCAACTCCTGTGACAGGGGCAGTGGTCAGCAAGGCGGGGGCTCCGGCTGTGgccacagttctgggggctgctGCTGA